Proteins from one Piscinibacter lacus genomic window:
- the argF gene encoding ornithine carbamoyltransferase, with amino-acid sequence MKPGKSLIKHYLQFKDLRAEEYAYLFGRAAVIKQRFKNYEKYTPLADRTLAMIFEKASTRTRVSFEAGMYQLGGSVVHLTTSGSQLGRDEPIEDSARVISRMVDLVMIRTYEQAKLEGFAAHSRVPVINGLTNEYHPCQILADLFTWLEHRGGTTRAGMPDIGSLQGRVVAWVGDGNNMANTWLQAAEIFGFTVHVSTPSGYEVDPAVAGVRDPGCFKVFKDPMDACRGADLVTTDVWTSMGWEAENEARKTAFADWCVDAEMMAVAQPDALFMHCLPAHRGEEVAAEVIDGPQSVVWDEAENRMHVQKALMEYLLLGRIG; translated from the coding sequence ATGAAACCCGGCAAGAGCCTGATCAAGCACTACTTGCAGTTCAAGGACCTGCGCGCCGAGGAGTACGCCTACCTCTTCGGCCGCGCCGCGGTCATCAAGCAGCGCTTCAAGAACTACGAGAAGTACACGCCGCTGGCCGACCGCACCCTGGCCATGATCTTCGAGAAGGCCAGCACCCGCACCCGCGTGAGCTTCGAGGCCGGCATGTACCAGCTCGGCGGCTCGGTCGTGCACCTGACCACCAGCGGCAGCCAGTTGGGCCGCGACGAGCCCATCGAGGACAGCGCCCGCGTCATCAGCCGCATGGTCGACCTGGTGATGATCCGCACCTACGAGCAGGCCAAGCTCGAAGGCTTTGCCGCGCATTCGCGCGTGCCGGTGATCAACGGCCTGACCAACGAGTACCACCCCTGCCAGATCCTGGCCGACCTCTTCACCTGGCTGGAGCACCGTGGCGGCACGACCCGCGCCGGCATGCCCGACATCGGCAGCCTCCAGGGCCGCGTGGTGGCCTGGGTGGGCGACGGCAACAACATGGCCAACACCTGGCTGCAGGCGGCCGAGATCTTCGGCTTCACCGTCCATGTCAGCACGCCCAGCGGCTACGAGGTCGACCCGGCCGTGGCCGGCGTGCGCGACCCGGGCTGCTTCAAGGTCTTCAAGGACCCGATGGACGCCTGCCGCGGCGCCGACCTGGTCACCACCGACGTCTGGACCAGCATGGGCTGGGAGGCCGAGAACGAGGCCCGCAAGACCGCCTTCGCCGACTGGTGCGTGGACGCCGAGATGATGGCCGTGGCCCAGCCCGACGCCCTCTTCATGCACTGCCTGCCCGCCCACCGCGGCGAGGAGGTGGCGGCCGAGGTCATCGACGGCCCGCAGAGCGTGGTCTGGGACGAGGCCGAGAACCGCATGCATGTGCAGAAGGCCTTGATGGAATACCTGCTGCTGGGGCGCATCGGTTGA